atgcaacatttaaaacaaatccCAAAACCTGTCAAATTATTTGAATATGGATACATAAAGTATTGCCTTTGTGTGATCACCTCAATTGAAAATCCATCCTGTTGTCAAAGTGAACATGAGTGTGTTTGACACTAGGCATGTCGTGGAAAAGAGTTTGATAATCCTGTGACTGTCTGTGGTGGTGAAAGTGAGCCAAAGGAAGATGAGTTGATGGTTGATGCCGGGGCCATACACACacttcctgctggagctgattTCATCATGTGCTACTCTGTGGCTGAAGGTGAGTGGACCAGGATGTTTAAAACTCTTACTATACTTTTTGAGGACAGATCTAATGTACAATGATTATCCCTTTGAGAAACTGGGATGAGTTTCAACCATTTAATATGTCCTAAAGCCAATAATTATcctggcatttttttttttgttgtctaGGTTACTTTTCCTTCAGGAATGTACTAGAGGGCTCCTGGTACATCCAGGATCTTTGCAAGACCCTTGGAGAGCATGGTGACTCCCTTGAATTTACAGTTTTACTCACCCTGGTCAACAGGATAGTGTCGATGAGGAGTGTCAAGTTGAGTAGAGACCAGGATGCCATTGGGAAGAAGCAGGTGCCTTGCTTTTCTTCAATGCTCACTAAGCAACTGTACTTTAGACCAAAAGGTCTTTCTTTGCCGCCTGTGACTCGGCAGTGGTTCTGCTGTTGGAGGTGGGGAAAAAGAGCAGCATAAAACATGAGGAAGAAGATCTGAGTTTAGGTAGAACCAAATTTTGATGTCATAAATGTGCTGTCATAAAGATATTATAAATCTGCCTTTGTgtcattgattgattgctttCTGCAATAAAGTCCAACTTATTTTTTTCAACTGGGGCAATGTACAATGTATAACTATGCTTTGACTGCATTTCTAGTCcatttaattcatgttttatttaattgtatttaaattagTATTTCTTTATGAtgtctttatctctctgtttttttctgtctgaacatattttattcaggtttataataataataaatgagttTCTCTGTATAGCAGtgatcaaaacagacgttacaaagtgctttacatcatgaAAACATTTAAGAATAATGAACAAATCAAGACAGGGAAACATATTGATTTACTGTAGCAAGACATACTGAATTTAATAAGAACAAGTTAAGGCAACAGCTGAGTAGAAGAGTAAAAGAGAACCTACTGAAAACAATTacaacaataaatcaaatgagaactgtgaaaaaaattaaaaatagtaaaataataaaaacaaggattaaataaaagaaaaaaacattaatgcaagttaataaaaaataaatatagcaTGGTACTGTATGTAGGAGCCTAAATGCAATTTATGATGTTGTAATAATTTAAGTTGATGTGCAAAGTAATAATACACAGATAGTTAATTTATAAGTGTTGTGGAATTTTCATAatcttatatatgtgtatgtaagaatgtttatctattgtattctttcagtctaagtgtcaagtttagagtaacttcattcctatgtcatctgtgacaggtgagatagtgtcagggtagtaatcaaggtctttcCCCCGGCTcccgtctttatctatgtgttattgccaacttactgtctccagaaccagagcacaggtcttcttcccacttgt
The Notolabrus celidotus isolate fNotCel1 chromosome 7, fNotCel1.pri, whole genome shotgun sequence DNA segment above includes these coding regions:
- the LOC117815383 gene encoding caspase-6-like codes for the protein MGLKLTVTTWRKAAEADHSDADCFLLVFLSHGEKDHVCTMDGNIRIQDITAPFKGDKCRTLVGKPKIFILQACRGKEFDNPVTVCGGESEPKEDELMVDAGAIHTLPAGADFIMCYSVAEGYFSFRNVLEGSWYIQDLCKTLGEHGDSLEFTVLLTLVNRIVSMRSVKLSRDQDAIGKKQVPCFSSMLTKQLYFRPKGLSLPPVTRQWFCCWRWGKRAA